In Cervus elaphus chromosome 31, mCerEla1.1, whole genome shotgun sequence, one DNA window encodes the following:
- the LOC122687419 gene encoding olfactory receptor 5K3-like gives MAEDNCSLATEFILIGFTDHPELRTLLLLVLLTIYLITMVGNLGLVALIVTEHRLHTPMYIFLGNLALMDSCCSSAITPKMLENFFSKDKMISLYECMAQFYFLCLAESADSFLLAAMAYDRYVAICKPLQYHIMMPQKLCIQMTMGVYVAGNLHSMIHVGFLFRLTFRGSHQINHFFCDVLPLYRLSCVDPYINELMIFIFGGSVQIFTITIVIISYLYIIFTIFKMKSKEGRKKALSTCASHFLSVSIFYGSLLFTYIRPDSVNEEDENLPVAIFYTLVIPLLNPFIYSLRNKDVINVMKKIMNVS, from the coding sequence ATGGCTGAGGATAACTGCTCCTTGGCAACTGAATTTATCCTCATAGGATTTACAGATCACCCGGAGCTGAGGACTCTTCTGCTCCTGGTGCTCCTCACCATCTATCTGATCACCATGGTGGGGAATCTTGGCCTGGTGGCATTGATAGTTACAGAGCATCGTCTTCACACACCAATGTACATCTTCCTGGGGAATCTCGCTCTGATGgattcctgttgctccagtgcCATTACCCCCAAGATGTTGGAGAACTTCTTTTCTAAGGACAAGATGATTTCTCTCTATGAATGCATggcacaattttattttctctgtcttgCTGAAAGTGCAGACTCCTTTCTCCTGGCAGCAATGGCCTATGATCgttatgtggccatctgcaaaccacttcagtaccaCATCATGATGCCAcagaaactctgcattcagatgaccATGGGGGTATATGTGGCTGGAAACCTGCATTCCATGATTCATGTAGGGTTTCTGTTTAGGTTAACTTTCCGTGGGTCTCATCAAATCAATCACTTTTTTTGTGATGTTCTTCCATTATACAGACTCTCCTGTGTGGACCCTTATATCAATGAAttaatgatatttatctttggAGGATCAGTTCAAATATTCACTATTACCATAGTAATAATTTCTTACCTTTACatcattttcacaattttcaagatgaaatctaaagaaggaagaaagaaagcttTATCTACTTGTGCATCCCACTTCCTCTCTGTCTCAATTTTCTACggttctcttctcttcacgtACATTCGACCAGATTCAGTTAATGAAGAAGATGAAAATTTACCTGTTGCTATTTTTTATACTCTAGTGATTCCTTTATTAAACCCTTTTATTTATAGTTTAAGAAATAAGGACGTAATAAACgttatgaaaaaaattatgaacGTATCATAA
- the LOC122687484 gene encoding olfactory receptor 5H8-like: protein METKNATELREFILTGLTHQPEWQIPLFLLFFMIYLITIMGNTGLIALIYNDPQLHITMYFFLGNLAFVDTWLSSTVTPKMLINFLGKSKMISLSECKIQFFSFAISVTTECFLLATMAYDRYVAICKPLLYPVIMTNRLCTQLLVSSFVGGLLHALIHTGFLFRLTFCNSNIILHFYCDIMPLIKISCTDPSINVLMIFIFSGSIQVFTILIVLVSYTLVLFTILKRKSLQGIRKAFSTCGAHLLSVSLYYGPLLFMYVRPGSTQADDQDMMDSLFYTVIIPFLNPIIYSLRNKKVIDSLAKMLKGDGFIS from the coding sequence ATGGAAACCAAAAATGCAACAGAGCTGAGAGAGTTCATTCTTACAGGACTTACACATCAACCAGAGTGGCAAATTCCCCTGTTTCTGCTGTTCTTTATGATATATCTCATCACCATCATGGGAAACACTGGTCTGATTGCACTCATCTACAATGACCCTCAACTTCATATCACGATGTACTTTTTTCTTGGGAACTTGGCCTTTGTGGATACTTGGTTATCATCCACAGTGACCCCCAAGATGTTAATCAACTTCCTAGGCAAGAGTAAGATGATCTCTCTCTCTGAATGCAAGATACAATTCTTTTCCTTTGCAATCAGTGTAACCACAGAATGTTTTCTGCTGGCAACAATGGCATATGATCGCTATGTAGCCATTTGCAAACCACTACTTTATCCAGTGATTATGACCAATAGACTATGCACGCAGCTGCTAGTCTCATCATTTGTAGGTGGCCTTCTTCATGCCTTAATTCATACAGGTTTTTTATTCAGATTAACCTTCTGTAACTCTAACATAATACTTCATTTTTACTGTGATATCATGCCACTGATTAAAATTTCTTGTACTGACCCTTCTATTAATGTTCTgatgatatttattttctctggctCAATACAGGTGTTCACCATTCTGATAGTTCTTGTCTCATACACACTTGTTCTCTTtacaatattaaaaaggaaatctttgcAAGGCATAAGgaaggccttctccacctgtggggCCCACCTCCTGTCTGTCTCTTTATACTATGGGCCTCTTCTCTTCATGTATGTGCGACCTGGATCCACACAAGCAGATGATCAAGATATGATGGACTCTTTATTTTACACTGTCATAATTCCTTTCTTAAATCCAATTATTTACAgcctgagaaataagaaagttatAGATTCCCTGGCAAAAATGTTAAAGGGAGATGGTTTTATCTCATAG
- the LOC122687486 gene encoding olfactory receptor 5H8-like — translation METKNATELMEFILTGLTHQPEWQIPLFLLFFMIYLITIMGNLGLIALICNDPHLHIPMYLFLGSLAFVDAWVSSTVTPKMLANFLGKSKMISLSECIVQFFSFVISVTTECFLLSTMAYDRYVAICKPLLYSVIMANRLCMQLVVLSFLGGLIHSIIHTGLLFRVTFCNSNIIHHFYCDIMPLIKISCTDPSINVLMVFIFSGSIQVFTILIVLISYILILFTILKKKSIQGIRKAFSTCGAHLLSVSLYYGPLLFMYVHPGSEQADDQDMIDSLFYTVIIPFLNPIIYSLRNKKVIDSLTKVLKRYS, via the coding sequence ATGGAAACAAAAAATGCAACAGAGCTGATGGAGTTCATTCTCACAGGTCTTACACATCAACCAGAGTGGCAAATCCCCCTGTTCCTTCTGTTCTTCATGATATATCTCATCACCATCATGGGGAACCTTGGTCTGATTGCTCTCATCTGCAATGACCCTCACCTTCACATCCCCATGTACTTATTCCTTGGGAGTTTAGCATTTGTGGATGCCTGGGTATCATCTACAGTGACCCCCAAAATGCTGGCCAACTTCCTAGGCAAGAGTAAGATGATATCTCTCTCTGAATGCATAGTacaattcttttcctttgtaatcAGTGTAACCACAGAATGTTTTCTGCTGTCAACAATGGCATATGATCGCTATGTGGCTATCTGCAAACCATTACTTTATTCAGTGATTATGGCCAATAGGCTATGCATGCAACTAGTAGTCTTATCATTTTTAGGTGGCCTTATACATTCCATAATTCATACAGGTTTGTTATTCAGAGTAACATTTTGTAACTCTAATATAATACATCACTTTTATTGTGACATTATGCCACTGATTAAAATTTCTTGTACTGATCCCTCTATTAATGTTCTGATGGTATTTATTTTCTCTGGTTCAATTCAGGTGTTTACCATTCTCATTGTTCTTATCTCTTATATACTTATTCtctttacaatattaaaaaagaagtctATACAAGGAATAAggaaagccttctccacctgtggaGCCCACCTTTTGTCTGTCTCTTTATACTATGGGCCTCTTCTCTTCATGTATGTGCACCCTGGATCTGAACAAGCAGATGATCAAGATATGATAGACTCTCTATTTTACACTGTCATAATTCCTTTCTTAAATCCAATTATCTACAgcctgagaaataagaaagtcatAGATTCACTGACAAAAGTGTTAAAGAGATATTCTTAG
- the LOC122687579 gene encoding olfactory receptor 5H8-like — protein METKNATELTEFVLTGLTYEPIWQVPLFLLFLMIYLITIMGNLGLIALIWKDPHLQIPMYIFLGNLALVDIWLSSTVTPKILVNIITQNKRISLSECLVQFFSFAVSATTECFLLAMMSYDRYLAICNPLLYPAIMTHRLCMGMLVSSFVGGLFHALIHTGFLLRLTFCNDNIIHHFYCDIMPLFKISCTDPSINVLMIFIFSGSIQVFTILIVLISYTVVLFTILKKKSAQGIRKAFSTCGAHLLSVSLYYGPLLFMYVRPGSTQADDQDMMDSLFYTVIIPFLNPIIYSLRNEKVINSLLKILKRDSKI, from the coding sequence ATGGAAACAAAAAATGCAACAGAGCTGACAGAGTTTGTTCTCACAGGACTTACATATGAACCAATATGGCAAGTCCCCCTGTTCCTGCTGTTCTTGATGATATACCTCATCACTATCATGGGAAACCTTGGTCTGATAGCTCTCATCTGGAAAGACCCCCACCTTCAAATTCCCATGTACATATTCCTTGGGAATTTGGCCTTAGTGGATATCTGGCTATCCTCCACAGTGACTCCCAAGATTCTGGTCAACATTATCACCCAGAATAAGAGGATATCTCTCTCTGAATGCCTGgtgcaatttttttcatttgcagTCAGTGCAACTACAGAATGTTTTCTGCTGGCAATGATGTCATATGATCGTTATCTAGCCATATGCAACCCACTACTTTATCCAGCAATTATGACTCATAGACTATGCATGGGAATGTTAGTCTCATCATTTGTTGGTGGCCTTTTTCATGCCTTAATTCATACAGGCTTTTTATTAAGATTAACCTTCTGTAATGACAACATAATACATCACTTTTATTGTGACATCATGCCATTGTTTAAAATTTCTTGCACTGACCCTTCTATTAATGTTCTgatgatatttattttctctggctCAATACAGGTGTTCACCATTCTTATTGTTCTTATCTCTTATACAGTAGTTCtgttcacaattttaaaaaagaagtctgcACAAGGCATAAGgaaggccttctccacctgtggggcccaccttctctctgtctctttataCTATGGCCCTCTTCTTTTTATGTACGTGCGTCCTGGATCCACACAAGCAGATGATCAGGATATGATGGACTCTCTGTTTTACACTGTAATAATTCCTTTCCTAAATCCAATTATCTACAGCCTGAGAAATGAAAAAGTCATAAATTCActgctaaaaatattaaaaagagacagtAAGATTTAA